The following nucleotide sequence is from Glycine max cultivar Williams 82 chromosome 9, Glycine_max_v4.0, whole genome shotgun sequence.
TGGACACTGAATggagaaaaggaaacaaagCAATTTGCTTCCCAAAAGACACTGaaacattataattattttccgACACATCAAGTGAATTCATCCTTTGCACTCTCAATTTCCGACCCACCTATTATTCACTCCACACTTCACTTATTCTTCATGCCCACACCATCCATCTCATTCTATTCCAATGCACACCTTACACTTCTTTTATCTCCCACATTCCAAAccgcatttatttttaaatgtgtttGGTTATATGTTAAAAGCAATAATAGACGtgtgtaaaaaaatatgaaacttgTAGTTTTAATGTGGACATGAGAATTTATATCTTCTTTTGAAAGCAATCCTATTTAAAGAATCGTCCAATATTATTAAATCGAACACGTCAAATCTTTTAGCATATATTGATTAGATTCGATCTCCTAACAAgcacacaaaacaaaaggtgatataaATGTAGTTGCttaaatatttttggttttgtattttaattagaattgaaattttatctcaatgatttatgtttcttttatataatgaCAACAATGAGATTTGAAGTTAAGATTTCATGCAAGCTACCTGAACTCCTCTATCGCTAGTTCAATTAATTTATGCTGATTTTTAAtgcaaatgtatatatatatctattacTTGTTTTCTAATGATTTCTATTACATGTTTGGTAATGTAAAACTTTAATTCGATCCGGTTGAAAATAATgtcaaaaaacacaaaaaaaaaattgtatatatctAAGTTTTCTCTGTATATATGCCCTGTACATGTTGATAACTCAACCTGTATGATTGATCTTCACCATCTTTCTTTCGATTTTCTGTTCTCTAAATTAAACACAAGGAATAAGGTATTCTTTTGTAGTTTAGTATATGGAATAGTATCAAAAGATGCAAATATGATACGATGAGACTATACATATTTGTTAAAGAGAAAAGTCGCCAGGTTACTTAATATATAGTTGGAATAACTTCCAAACACagaattattagtattattatttcttaGTCCATTAATTCATCCCTAGCTTGAAAGTGTAGATACAATGATAATTCATACTGATCGAGCTTGGTAACCGATGATGAATAATGAATGATCTTGattgtaatttatatatatatatatctgacaTTATATGTTTGTGGTGTGGACAACCATATATTCTTATTCAGTTGTGTGTGAGGTTCCACGCCATGCCATTGTGAACCAAAGACTTAGTTGTTTGTTGTATGGGCAATATTTGACGCCTTTGGAGCCCCTAACATGGGGGTATATATCCAATCTGTCAGCCAATATATGCAACACCATATAACTAAAACTATAGCTACCATGTGCCTCTGCAATTCTATTATACCAATCTTTTAATTTGCCAGTCTCATTCAGCACGCGCCCTTGTCCCAAAACTAGTCcatttttacatatttacatACAGTGTGTGCTTGGTTCTGCATGGCTTAGTGGATTCATCTCATCCAATTTGGAGTAAATATAAGTAGCTTTTGTGTTTTTACATAGATGtgatgtataaaattaaaataaaagaaaaagttgtgGCTGAGGAGTGAAGGGCacgatttatatataattttcaatcaaACAAATGAAAACGTTGAACGACATGAACAGTATTCGATTGTAAATTTCTTGTGAATTTTAAGTGTGATTTTTTGTCAAGCTTGATTTGGATGAAATAATTAGACTATTACATTGTGTTGTTGATTATTATAGGGTTTAGGCTTTTGTGAAATTAAAATGAGCctattatgattttaaattgggtttggATTACTCATAAAAAAATGGGTTTGGATAACATTTTAAGTTTAACTGTTATGCTTCATCTAATAATACTTtagaacaatatatattttttaaattagtaataaattaattataatacttTTACACTTAAATTAATACCTTttcaaataatatgataataattgtcttggtaaaatttgtaatttgtaaatcaACCAATAATTTAGTTACTCACGTTTAAAATTGTATGACTTAATGTGTGCTTATATTAGCTGTAtttctttaataattaattgtatttattacaaattatataaaataaaatttatatttaaatatgttaggtgaaaataaaagaattttaagatGATTCATTTGATTTGATCGGTAAAAGAAGGATATAAATTTATCTAAAGTATTTATATttggatttaaaatatttattgccattgacaaaataaaagataaaaagtcaattttaaaactaatagaATAACTTAAATTCATGGATCTTTATCaacaattttaaatgtttttttttaaattcacaaaatcctttaaaatcttaaaaattcataatatccTTTCAaatctaataaatttatattttataaattcaataaaatttgatttacaAAATtctaatcataatttttaaaaaaaaatcttaaaaattattacattcttataatgtcttttaaaattctaaaattcaaagaatttttttatgacaaaatagtcttttaaaatcttaattcaataCACTTTCCTAGTCATatcttcaaattttgatttatgaTGAAAATGCTTTTTACTATAAAACGTTTTTTTATCACTTTGAAATTTTCACCATCTTTTAAAAACAACTTATAttcttaaaacaaattattccctaaaataatttatttttaaagtaatcttaatttttaattatgagaataaaaaaaatccgtGTCAACTTTTAGTTTTGAACTTTATTTTAACTAGAAAAGATAACAACATTTTCTTAACACTTTTTTAATTGAACGAAATTCATGTAAATCTTATGATATGTGTAGTCTTCTTTACTTGATGGATCTCATTTCAAGATAAagaaacttgtataaattttagttaataaaaagaTATGTGTTGGGGAAATTAAAGAGGGCAAGAGaatatttataagttttaatcATCGacacttgaattaattaatacaattttttttctgcttAATAAGTAGTCATGAATTTAAGTCtataaaattgtattaaatattttaagaaaaagtttCATTATCCATTAATATTCTACTCGACTTAACATAATTATCTCAGGTGAAAAATAGTTGTGGTATGTAcccaaaaaagtataatttttaactttgcaaattttgtttgataaattCTAGCTTTTGTAAGGAAAAAATTTacctatttattttgtaaagaaCAAATTTACTGGttacaaatttattaaattttcaatgcatttttaatatgaaatattcTGTTTTCACCAAAGTGAATTATTGGCCCACACAGCCACACCGTTAACGGGGCCACTGggctttcttcttatttattggACAAAAAAGTCCCTGGCAGTGATTCAAAATCACAATTAGGGGACTCGCTCACTTGTTGGGATGGACGCAAAAGTACAGAGCTGAAAGATTCACATACACTGCTTTCTCTTTCAAAACCCCCTTCATTGTAAGATCTACAAACCCAAATTATAACAGAAAATATGGTATAGGTAATTTGAATgaacaattgattttttttatagatgcaTGCATGTGTCTCAACATacaactttcaaaataataGTTGAAGCTAGTGAACACTATTATCTCTGATTCtttatataacataaaaaaaaactaatttattaggaTTAGGAGAAAAATGCACTtatggacaaaacttagatataaTGCTACTAATACAATTAGAAGTGGAGTTTTAGTTTAGTAATCTATGTTGACATTTAATGAATTAGtttgtttcttatatgtaaatataaatcattttctttgtagtgaactaattaaaaatatctttacactgtatattaaagtaattatataaaaaattccaattttaacatatataataatatataattaaataatattattattaaaaatatctacaTTACCAATCTAttctaactattttttaattagattattaATTACATTCACTCACTTACAATATGTCGTTGATTTGAATACAACTAATTTCAATCACTTAGATAAGGTGATCAAATCCCCCACTCTAATATTGTGATGacctaaaataatattatcactcACTTGAAggttttctcatcttttttccactctttttctctttatttttatctcttaattCTCTCATCACATTACTtataacaacattttttttatctggtAACAtagtaaaattacatttttatctttctttcttttttatcttcctCTTCACTACACTAATTTATCCCAATTTTTGAAGTGAAGGTTCAACATTttgccttgttttttttttttttttatctactttAACTTGATGTAATCTTATCTTTGGGTATTGCATGTCCTTTGACACTTTATGTAGATCGATGAAATTAGGGGAGATATTGCCAAGTTGTCTAGGGCGCTAACATGTCCACGCAACGGGGAACACCGTAAATATCCTCTCCAACCATGTCCATTCTCGTCACTCTCCACATCAATGTGCATACAATACaccaaataaatatattaaaacctACACTACACTACACTACACTACACCCTCTCTCTCACAGTCACAAAACAacacaagaaagaaagaaagaaagacacaTGGAgaactcatcatcatcatcttcatgtTCAAACTATCTCTACCGAGAGTGCCTCCGCAACCATGCAGCCAGCCTCGGTAGCTACGCTACCGACGGCTGTGGGGAGTTCACCCTGGACGTGGACAGCGTCTCGTCCCCCTCCCTCCAGTGCGCAGCCTGCGGCTGCCATCGCAACTTCCACCGCAAGGTCACGTGCCCCGCGGTGGAAGGAGGGTTGCAGGCCGTGACTGGAGGGAGTGGGGACATGATGGAGTACTCCGGGGGCGGAGACGTGGGAAGAATAACGGAGATGGGAGAGAGGAGTGGCGGCAGCAAGAAGAGGTTCAGGACGAAGTTCAGTGCTGAGCAGAAGGAGAAGATGCTGGGGTTCGCGGAAAAGCTGGGGTGGAAGCTGCAGAGAAAAGAGGTGGATGATGAGATTGAGAGGTTCTGTAAAAGTGTGGGTGTCACTAGACAGGTTTTCAAGGTGTGGATGCATAACCATAAGAACAACTCCAACACTTCTACTAATTCTTCTGCTAATCTCTCTTCTCTCACTCAGTCATGATCCTGCACTTCCCTAAACTTAAttagagagagagtgtgtgtgtgtgagagagagatgcatgtattttattattgctttatttttcttttaaatcgaGGCTTggatgtaataattaattttgtaatttatatatcCTTGTTGCATGCGttagtatatataaatatgaattgtttcttttttgagttttttgcttgataaaaaggaaaagattcaTGTGTATGTGAAGAGGGAACTTGGGAAGATTCAAGTAACAGGTAAAGGAATAGTGTTTATGAGGTGAACAAGTAAATCGTATATATGACCTGACATACTGACTTAACAGTTCACACATATATCTGGTTGAATCTTTAGTTTATGCAAGCTGTGACTTAATTAGGTTAGATTATTAGACAATGTGTAAGCTAGCTAACTAGTTTCACTGTAAATTCCTGTTGTTGCATGGTGATCTTTCCCAATTTCGAAAGGGGTGTGTCTtctcttaatataattttttgtttcacaAAAAATGCCATTTGAttgctaaaaaaaaagtttgtggTTAAATGCCCTCTATATTTTACAAGTTGTGAagtttagcttctttttttttaatctctgcTTAGTTCATGTTCTCAACCAATTTCAAGTGGTTAAatggtattaattattttactttaaatttttaaaaaattaaatacctgTTAGACATTAAACGGGACCATAcataaatgatgattcaaaacCATCTAATAGTGGATCCGTTTGTTTAAGTTTatcatttttacaaaaaaatatttttctaataaaataaatatttttattcctttttatgtatttttctaattctttttagaaaattattcttctatattttaagaagcaaatcatattcatttcttaaaagatatattatactttttctaaaaagtagttaaaaaaatttaaacaaattaaccCAATTTCTCATGTTTCAGGAAAATGGTAGATTAAATTTCacacaaaaataattctttCACATTTAAACTCGGAGgagttgctttatttttctttttatattggcGACATTCATTTTTTGAATGTATTAGTACTTTATATAAACTACAACTCTTCCCCTTCTAAGCTAACTGAAATAGGtataaatcattattattattttcttttaactttttttcaccTAATAAGAGTTTAATAGTGATGTAAAATGATCTTATAATCGgagatatgatttttaagataattttataaaaataaataattttatcttatatcaCATGATAATGTATGACAAGATAacactataaaattattttatattgatgtttaaattgtttttgCTTTAACTTTAAACCTATATAGTaaatagtatttttctttttacaatagCATATGATAACAAGGTTTGAATTTAAGACTTTAAgcaaattattcaaatttattatgaCTGGTTTTGTAGTGGGCAGATTTGTTAGTATAAAGTTTTAATTCGAATTTTATTACTGCCATTATATAAAGAAAtgtaaattattcaaatttgcaaaatgtatatatagtaaatattagacttaaatatgattttaaacttttaaatttgagacattttttgttttgatgtcctaattaaaaatttgtttttttaggtcTTTCAAATTCATGagatattatttttatcctcaaaagtgaatttgagggactaataaaaattgatttttagtcCTTTTTAGTCCCCCAAGTGAGGttggaaaattaaaatcaatatttcataattttgagggattaaaaagaatattattttaattgggaaagcaaaattaaaagtgttttaaatttaaaagattaaaaatatatttaagtctaaatAATAATTAGTAAAGAGTTTCTTTAGCTAGCTCTTCCTCCCCTCCTCTTCACTATCCATATGTGTGTTGGGGTGACAGATGACTTTGACAATATATATAAGGGGTAAAAGAGTTCTAAGAAGTTTTTAGCCGTATCTGGTTCAATATTTGTCACAACCACCATTTGTCATTGCTATTTGAGGTTATAATTCAATATATTTGTCATGCATTTTCGTAAATTTTTGGGTTGTTTTCTGAATGCCTACCTTGGTTCAGGAAATGGATATGTTCTTTTGCTTTATTGTCACTTTGCAGCCAGTGCACCCCTAAACTTTTTGTTGCCTACTTCCTcccgtaaaaaaatatacaatccTAATTATGATTTTTGTCATACAACGAAGTATGTTCTTGTGAGGTGATTTGACAAAATGGCAAGATCATGGTCATCATTCTTTGCCGATGGATGATTAAATTATGTTTCAATAAATAAAGGTTGCAGCATGGATTCTGTGCTTAACATGTAAAGCGTTAGGACGTGTTTggaacataatttttataattcttgGGAATTATGTTCTTCATAAATTATTTCtctaaagataataatttttgggAATAGATGTTTAAAAATGTTATCATAACTGTTGTTAAAACTTTCTTGGCTCTGTGAATTTTGGATTCCCGGCAAATTCCTTGATGATAGTGTTTTGTTCAGGAACATATATGATTAAATTCCtcaaaatattgatatttttttgtcattattattattatgttattagtATAAAATCGTTTGCTGAAATTTTAAATGACTActtttaataagatttttctttttaaaattatttatttttatttacatgatTCGAGATCtaacttaaaaaattcaaacttaattTTACTTGGATCAACAAGTTTgatttaaaacattaatatttaaaaatgttacatATTAAATATAGGAATCTAATATTTTCACTTTAAAATTCCTTTAAATCTTAAAAGAATTCTCCTATCAAATACTCccttatagtttttttacttttaaataaagATATCTTTGGTTACTAAGCTTGTATAAATGAGCCATCAGTGGATAATTACACGATCAAAGAACATTAAGACATGGTAgtatattgaaaacaaaaatagaatcaAGTAGCTCCTTATTCTCTTTTCCAAACTCATTAGTTTTTCTCTGAGATTTTGTAAAATGAAATCATTAAAAATTGGCAAATTCTATCCTCCCTACTCAAAGGGTATTAGCATCTTTCTTGagtagattaattaattataaacacaTGTACTTGTAATATTCATTTTATAAGTAGtacaaaactaataataagagttatatatatgtttaacatttagttatcttttttattgCTAAATGACTCGGGATTGCTTTTGATGCCCATTCTATTTC
It contains:
- the LOC547765 gene encoding zinc finger homeodomain protein SZF-HD1, whose protein sequence is MENSSSSSSCSNYLYRECLRNHAASLGSYATDGCGEFTLDVDSVSSPSLQCAACGCHRNFHRKVTCPAVEGGLQAVTGGSGDMMEYSGGGDVGRITEMGERSGGSKKRFRTKFSAEQKEKMLGFAEKLGWKLQRKEVDDEIERFCKSVGVTRQVFKVWMHNHKNNSNTSTNSSANLSSLTQS